One window of Acidobacteriaceae bacterium genomic DNA carries:
- the ybaK gene encoding Cys-tRNA(Pro) deacylase — translation MKTNAARLLDKLGIAYEIRTYEVDPEDLTAISVARKIDMPIEQVFKTLLTHTSDGEHLFAVIPGGDELDLKKLAAAAGARKAELAALKEVEPLTGYVRGGVTVLAAKKPFRAFADETIELFDQISISAGQRGQQIVLAPADYLRATEATVADLTKAAPPAKGTHG, via the coding sequence ATGAAGACGAACGCGGCACGGCTGCTCGACAAACTCGGCATCGCTTATGAGATTCGAACGTATGAGGTCGACCCTGAGGACCTGACGGCAATCTCGGTTGCGCGCAAGATCGATATGCCGATCGAACAGGTGTTCAAGACGCTGCTGACACACACCTCCGATGGAGAGCACCTGTTTGCGGTGATTCCCGGTGGCGATGAGCTCGACCTGAAGAAACTGGCAGCGGCCGCCGGTGCGCGCAAGGCGGAGCTTGCTGCGCTGAAGGAGGTTGAGCCGCTGACCGGGTATGTGCGTGGAGGAGTGACGGTTCTGGCGGCAAAGAAGCCGTTTCGCGCGTTTGCGGACGAAACGATCGAGCTGTTCGATCAGATTTCGATCTCGGCTGGGCAGCGCGGGCAGCAGATCGTGCTGGCGCCTGCGGATTATCTGCGCGCGACGGAAGCGACGGTTGCGGATCTGACGAAGGCTGCGCCACCTGCCAAGGGGACGCACGGATGA
- a CDS encoding ABC transporter ATP-binding protein encodes MPATLRNQPAVELSGVSRRFGSFAALRDISMRVHAGAAVLLLGENGAGKSTLLRLIAGLISPSEGKLAVLGGTARSERDRVAFMSHAPMLYEELTGVENLRYFGSLYGVDGAKAEQALRDVGLDPKMSKHVGEYSQGMRQRASLARVLMLEPDLLLLDEPFSNMDTGSAQMMLTRLRAFLAQPGRNGSARTLFLTTHQADLARPLATTTLVLHAGQLTAQN; translated from the coding sequence ATGCCCGCAACTCTACGCAATCAGCCCGCAGTCGAACTCTCCGGCGTTTCGCGCCGATTTGGCAGCTTCGCCGCGCTGCGAGACATTTCCATGCGGGTGCATGCGGGCGCCGCGGTTCTGCTGCTGGGCGAGAACGGCGCGGGCAAATCGACGCTGCTGCGGCTCATCGCCGGGCTCATCTCACCGAGTGAAGGAAAGCTGGCGGTGCTGGGAGGGACGGCGCGCAGTGAACGCGACCGTGTTGCGTTCATGAGCCATGCGCCGATGTTGTACGAGGAACTCACGGGTGTCGAAAACCTGCGCTACTTTGGTTCACTTTACGGGGTCGATGGTGCGAAAGCCGAGCAGGCGCTGCGCGATGTCGGACTGGACCCGAAGATGTCAAAGCATGTCGGCGAATATTCGCAGGGCATGCGGCAGCGCGCGTCGCTGGCGCGTGTGCTGATGCTGGAGCCCGATCTGCTGCTGCTGGATGAGCCATTCTCGAACATGGACACGGGCTCGGCGCAGATGATGCTCACGCGTCTGCGGGCATTTCTTGCACAGCCGGGACGCAACGGTTCGGCGCGCACCCTGTTCCTGACGACACATCAGGCGGACCTTGCGCGTCCGCTCGCAACCACGACGCTTGTGCTCCACGCGGGCCAGCTTACGGCGCAGAACTGA
- a CDS encoding M20/M25/M40 family metallo-hydrolase, with translation MRDTRTTVLTISAASALLLCGFQALAQTAPALPEQDRALAHDIFKQLIETNTQDSNGSVTAAAAKMRQRLLDAGFPAEDLVLAGPNDRKQNLVARYRGKPGSTLKPIITICHLDVVEARKADWTTDPYQFVEKDGFFYGRGTQDIKEEDAALVESFIRMKREGYVPDRDLVIALTADEEGGASNGVAWLLEHRPDLMRADFVINPDAGGLELRRGKPTELDVEATEKLYADFEVTATNPGGHSSQPRPDNAIYELVHALAKLEASPFPVELNAVTRAELEAKVKIADSGRAEIIRGVLRNPPDPKAVAEFSKDPTDNSTLRTTCVATMVNAGHARNALPGMAKANVNCRILPGHSQEEIRQRLIQIFGDPKLTVSYVNDAGQTVGLGSAKKSMEPPPAREDVYGPLRRVTEEMWPGLPVIPTMSTGASDSIITMGAGIPSYGISGMGVDFDDDRAHGRDERIRTEAFYQGVEFRYLYMKALTE, from the coding sequence ATGCGGGATACGAGAACGACTGTGCTCACGATTAGCGCTGCGAGCGCGTTGCTGTTGTGTGGTTTTCAGGCGCTCGCACAGACTGCGCCCGCACTGCCCGAACAGGATCGCGCCCTGGCTCATGACATCTTCAAGCAGCTCATCGAAACGAACACGCAGGATTCAAACGGAAGCGTAACTGCTGCCGCCGCGAAGATGCGTCAGCGTCTGCTCGACGCAGGATTTCCTGCCGAGGACCTGGTCCTTGCCGGTCCAAACGATCGCAAGCAGAACCTCGTCGCGCGCTACCGCGGAAAGCCCGGCTCAACGCTAAAGCCGATCATCACGATCTGCCATCTCGATGTTGTCGAGGCACGCAAAGCTGACTGGACGACAGATCCTTACCAGTTCGTTGAAAAGGATGGCTTCTTTTACGGACGCGGCACCCAGGACATCAAGGAAGAGGACGCCGCGCTCGTGGAGAGCTTCATCCGGATGAAGCGCGAGGGCTATGTGCCCGACCGGGATCTCGTTATTGCACTGACTGCGGATGAGGAGGGTGGAGCGTCGAATGGTGTCGCGTGGCTGCTCGAGCACCGGCCTGACCTGATGAGGGCGGACTTCGTGATCAATCCGGACGCGGGCGGCCTGGAGCTGCGCAGGGGCAAGCCGACGGAGCTCGATGTCGAGGCGACGGAGAAGCTCTATGCGGACTTTGAGGTGACGGCGACGAATCCGGGAGGGCACAGCTCGCAGCCGCGGCCCGACAATGCGATCTACGAGCTCGTGCACGCGCTGGCAAAGCTCGAGGCCTCGCCGTTTCCGGTGGAGCTGAACGCAGTCACGCGCGCCGAGCTGGAGGCGAAGGTCAAGATTGCAGACTCCGGACGCGCGGAGATCATTCGCGGCGTGCTGCGGAATCCTCCGGATCCGAAGGCCGTTGCGGAGTTCTCCAAAGACCCTACGGACAACTCAACGCTGCGGACGACCTGCGTGGCCACGATGGTCAACGCCGGGCACGCGCGCAATGCGCTGCCTGGCATGGCGAAGGCGAACGTGAACTGCAGAATCCTTCCAGGCCACTCACAGGAGGAGATTCGGCAGAGGCTGATCCAGATTTTTGGCGATCCGAAGCTAACGGTGAGCTATGTAAATGACGCCGGCCAGACGGTGGGGTTGGGGTCGGCGAAGAAGAGCATGGAGCCGCCCCCGGCCCGCGAGGACGTGTATGGGCCGCTGCGGAGGGTGACCGAGGAGATGTGGCCGGGGCTGCCGGTGATCCCGACGATGTCGACCGGAGCGAGCGACTCCATCATCACGATGGGGGCCGGAATTCCGAGCTATGGGATCAGCGGGATGGGTGTGGACTTCGACGACGACCGCGCGCATGGACGGGATGAGCGGATTCGGACTGAAGCCTTCTACCAAGGCGTCGAGTTCCGCTATTTGTATATGAAGGCGCTGACGGAGTAA
- a CDS encoding cytochrome c maturation protein CcmE, with amino-acid sequence MAVQQQSSPLKFVIAGALVVAVIVWLAVSAGSQAKSYYVTIAELQGMGHSAYSKNLRVAGNVQPGSIQREGTNATFTLVELDKTLRVDYHGAEPPPDTFKDNAQALAIGTFGRDGVFHATQLQAKCASKYAPAKPGTTTPTGNTAPLTTASVAR; translated from the coding sequence ATGGCCGTCCAGCAACAGAGCTCTCCCCTCAAGTTCGTCATCGCCGGCGCCCTCGTCGTTGCCGTCATCGTCTGGCTCGCCGTCTCGGCCGGCAGCCAGGCCAAGAGCTATTACGTCACCATCGCCGAGCTCCAGGGCATGGGCCACAGCGCCTACAGCAAGAATCTGCGCGTCGCCGGCAACGTCCAGCCCGGCAGCATCCAGCGCGAAGGCACCAACGCCACCTTCACCCTCGTCGAGCTCGACAAGACTCTCCGAGTCGACTACCACGGCGCCGAGCCACCGCCCGATACCTTCAAGGACAACGCGCAGGCTCTGGCCATCGGCACCTTCGGGCGCGACGGCGTCTTCCACGCCACCCAGCTCCAGGCCAAGTGCGCCTCTAAGTACGCCCCTGCCAAACCCGGCACCACCACCCCCACCGGCAACACCGCGCCCCTGACCACCGCCTCCGTCGCCCGCTAA
- a CDS encoding DUF6259 domain-containing protein has translation MSEALKLCGRLAVCAAVGVVGVSSGAQVRTVETPAVTIRLAERTCDLVGLKWKSPELEVIGEPRLGENFRILVPQEHYQANYFYSREQQVSHIETTNDGAVCTYDELKNSRETLPIGVTYRIQVVGGQVQFSIEVRNPTERKLAEVMYGIVGGQKGIGSRLDTESLVPGANGNAGAKLFTRFGGGGYGGGNLGIRYDAGAFTYPGRMSMGWMDVWNPKLGVGYYYANQDPDTRLSLMEVELRPFSKSASVEDVWPSEEEAQGEPRGLTIGWVDMPYAGKGTFKAGPVALEAHTGDWHTASGLYRAWFDQHFTVKRADRNPDWLRKENAWQSVILSNSEDVVVHRFDELPKMAADAKKYGITTFEILGWDIGGIDRGYPQYTPDPRMGSPEEFYKALREMRAMGVHPLIFSNIQVADTATPIFRDRLKQYAVDGRWAPDWRMNGWGEGTISARAGFTNSNMTTLSPSHPEFREYLMNQYLQLVREGAEGFQFDKGGGIVNMDFNPTVPASPDKSLVDGVLGTYAEVLRKGREIDPNLAIASEMLYDRAFPYLDVSYMRMGGIDMDPALRYTFPEWTGTIFGESPGDFGPMNNGMRYGLVWDLAPRHYNDSVDEKLTQPLAKYVSELIDIRKRYEELLFFGRFNDTMGATVTGGTWIRYSTFTTFTPNDGKRACVVVNFGDTPEQAAVALDGESGEVTIARPGEAETTAQLPVKLEIPPHRLVVVVKQK, from the coding sequence TTGAGCGAGGCGCTGAAGTTGTGTGGCCGGCTTGCGGTTTGTGCGGCGGTCGGGGTGGTGGGAGTTTCTTCGGGCGCGCAGGTGCGGACGGTGGAGACGCCGGCGGTGACGATCCGGCTGGCGGAGCGCACGTGCGATCTGGTGGGACTGAAGTGGAAGAGCCCGGAGCTCGAGGTGATTGGAGAGCCGCGGCTGGGAGAGAACTTCCGGATCCTGGTGCCGCAGGAGCACTACCAGGCGAATTACTTCTACAGCCGCGAGCAGCAGGTGAGCCACATCGAGACGACGAACGATGGCGCGGTGTGCACGTATGACGAACTGAAGAACAGCCGCGAGACGCTGCCGATTGGCGTGACGTACCGGATTCAGGTGGTGGGCGGGCAGGTGCAGTTTTCGATTGAGGTGAGGAACCCGACGGAGCGGAAGCTGGCGGAGGTGATGTACGGGATTGTGGGCGGGCAGAAGGGGATTGGAAGCCGGCTGGATACGGAGTCGCTGGTGCCGGGGGCGAATGGGAATGCGGGCGCGAAGCTGTTTACGCGTTTTGGCGGCGGCGGCTATGGCGGCGGGAATCTGGGCATACGGTATGACGCGGGTGCGTTCACGTATCCGGGCAGAATGTCGATGGGGTGGATGGATGTATGGAATCCGAAGCTGGGCGTGGGTTATTACTACGCGAACCAGGACCCGGACACGCGGTTGTCGCTGATGGAGGTGGAACTGCGGCCGTTTTCAAAGAGCGCGAGCGTGGAGGATGTTTGGCCGAGCGAGGAAGAGGCCCAGGGCGAGCCAAGGGGCCTGACGATTGGCTGGGTCGACATGCCGTACGCGGGCAAGGGAACCTTCAAGGCCGGACCTGTGGCGCTGGAGGCACACACGGGTGACTGGCATACGGCGAGTGGACTGTATCGCGCGTGGTTCGATCAGCACTTTACGGTGAAGCGGGCGGATCGAAATCCGGACTGGCTGCGGAAGGAGAACGCGTGGCAGTCGGTGATTCTGTCGAACAGCGAAGACGTGGTGGTGCATCGCTTTGATGAACTGCCGAAGATGGCGGCGGACGCGAAGAAGTATGGGATCACAACGTTCGAGATTCTGGGGTGGGATATTGGCGGGATCGATCGCGGGTATCCGCAGTACACGCCAGACCCACGGATGGGATCGCCGGAGGAGTTTTACAAGGCGCTGCGGGAGATGCGTGCGATGGGCGTGCATCCGCTGATCTTTTCGAACATTCAGGTTGCCGATACGGCCACGCCAATTTTCAGGGACCGGCTGAAGCAATACGCGGTGGATGGGCGATGGGCGCCCGATTGGCGCATGAATGGATGGGGCGAAGGGACGATCAGCGCGCGCGCCGGCTTTACGAACTCCAACATGACGACGCTGAGCCCGTCGCATCCGGAGTTTCGGGAATATCTGATGAACCAATATCTGCAGCTCGTGCGCGAGGGCGCGGAGGGCTTTCAGTTTGACAAGGGAGGGGGCATCGTCAACATGGATTTCAATCCGACGGTTCCGGCGTCGCCCGACAAATCTCTCGTCGATGGAGTCTTAGGGACCTACGCGGAGGTGCTTCGCAAAGGACGGGAGATCGATCCCAACCTGGCCATCGCTTCGGAGATGCTGTACGACCGCGCCTTTCCGTATCTCGACGTGTCCTATATGCGGATGGGCGGGATCGATATGGACCCTGCGCTGCGTTATACGTTTCCGGAGTGGACGGGGACGATCTTCGGGGAGAGCCCGGGGGACTTTGGGCCGATGAATAACGGGATGCGCTATGGGCTGGTGTGGGACCTGGCGCCGCGACACTATAACGACTCCGTAGATGAAAAGCTGACGCAGCCACTGGCGAAGTATGTGAGTGAGCTGATTGATATTCGGAAGAGGTATGAGGAGCTGCTGTTCTTTGGGCGCTTCAATGACACGATGGGCGCGACGGTGACGGGCGGTACCTGGATCCGGTACTCGACCTTCACGACGTTTACGCCGAATGACGGCAAACGCGCGTGCGTGGTGGTGAACTTTGGTGACACGCCGGAGCAGGCTGCGGTGGCGCTGGATGGTGAGTCGGGCGAGGTGACGATTGCGCGGCCAGGTGAGGCGGAGACGACGGCGCAACTGCCGGTGAAGCTGGAGATTCCGCCGCATCGGCTGGTGGTGGTGGTGAAGCAGAAGTAA